One window of the Bos indicus isolate NIAB-ARS_2022 breed Sahiwal x Tharparkar chromosome 15, NIAB-ARS_B.indTharparkar_mat_pri_1.0, whole genome shotgun sequence genome contains the following:
- the HTR3A gene encoding 5-hydroxytryptamine receptor 3A, with translation MLPWLPRALLGLLLPTLLAPWGEAKHRGDPQPPNASRPALLRLSDHLLANYKKGVRPVRDWRTPTTVSIDVIVYAILSVDEKNQVLTTYIWYRQYWTDEFLQWDPEDFDNITKLSIPTDSIWVPDILINEFVDVGKSPNIPYVYVRHHGEVQNYKPLQVMTACTLDIYNFPFDIQNCSLTFTSWLHTIQDINISLWRLPEKVKFDRSVFMNQGEWELLGVLTQFQEFSIESSDSYAEMKFYVVIRRRPLFYAVSLLLPSIFLMVVDIVGFYLPPDSGERVSFKITLLLGYSVFLIIVSDTLPATAIGTPLIGVYFVVCMALLVISLAETILIVRLVHKQDLQQPVPAWLRHLVLERVTLLLCLGDQSTARRPAATSQAAKTDDCSGETLLLDMGNHYSHLGGPRDLEKTPRGRGSPPPPPREASLAVRGLLQELTSIRHFLEKREGSREVARDWLRVGSVLDRLLFRIYLLAVLAYSITLVTLWSIWQYS, from the exons ATGCTGCCCTGGCTGCCACGGGCGCTGCTCGGCTTGCTTCTGCCCACGCTGCTGGCACCATGGGGAGAGG CCAAGCACAGGGGGGACCCCCAGCCCCCCAACGCCTCCAGGCCGGCTCTGCTGCGGCTGTCAGATCACCTGCTGGCCAACTACAAGAAGGGCGTGCGGCCCGTGCGGGACTGGAGGACACCGACCACTGTGTCCATCGACGTCATTGTCTACGCCATCCTCAGCGTG GATGAGAAGAATCAGGTCCTGACCACCTACATCTGGTATCGGCAG TACTGGACAGATGAGTTTCTCCAGTGGGACCCTGAGGACTTTGACAACATCACCAAATTGTCCATCCCCACAGACAGCATCTGGGTCCCAGACATCCTTATCAATGAGTT TGTGGACGTGGGGAAGTCTCCAAACATCCCGTATGTCTATGTCCGGCATCACGGCGAGGTCCAGAACTACAAGCCCCTCCAGGTGATGACCGCCTGTACCCTGGACATCTACAACTTCCCCTTCGACATACAGAACTGCTCGCTGACCTTCACCAGCTGGCTGCACACCA TCCAGGACATCAACATCTCCCTGTGGCGCCTGCCTGAAAAGGTGAAGTTCGACAGGAGTGTCTTCATGAACCAGGGCGAGTGGGAGCTGCTGGGGGTGCTGACCCAGTTTCAGGAGTTCAGTATAGAAAGCAGTGACAGCTACGCAGAGATGAAGTTCTAT GTGGTCATCCGCCGACGGCCCCTCTTCTATGCGGTCAGCCTGCTTCTGCCCAGTATCTTCCTCATGGTCGTGGACATTGTGGGCTTCTATCTGCCTCCAGACAGTGGTGAGAGAGTTTCCTTCAAGATCACGCTCCTCCTGGGCTACTCGGTCTTCCTGATCATCGTGTCCGACACGCTGCCTGCCACGGCCATCGGCACGCCGCTCATCG GTGTCTACTTTGTCGTGTGCATGGCTCTCCTGGTGATCAGCTTGGCCGAGACGATCCTCATTGTGCGGCTGGTACACAAACAGGACCTGCAGCAGCCGGTGCCCGCCTGGCTGCGCCACCTGGTTCTTGAGAGAGTCACCCTGCTCCTCTGCCTAGGGGACCAGTCGACAGCCCGGAGGCCCGCAGCCACCTCCCAGGCTGCCAAGACCGATGACTGCTCAGGTGAGAC CCTTCTTCTAGACATGGGAAACCACTACAGCCATCTGGGGGGACCCCGGGACTTGGAGAAGACCCCGAGGGGCAGAGGCAGCCCTCCCCCGCCACCTCGGGAGGCCTCCCTGGCGGTGCGCGGGCTGCTGCAGGAGCTAACCTCCATCCGGCACTTCCTGGAAAAGCGGGAGGGGAGTCGAGAGGTGGCCCGGGACTGGCTGCGTGTGGGCTCCGTGCTGGACCGGCTGCTCTTCCGCATCTACCTGCTGGCAGTGCTGGCCTACAGCATCACCCTGGTCACACTCTGGTCCATTTGGCAGTATTCCTGA